Within Falsibacillus albus, the genomic segment CTGACGGTCACCAGAACAGAGATCTGATGCCCGTCGGGGAGCGAAAAGGGTCCTGACGGTCACCAGAACAGGGATCTGTTGCCTGACGGAGAGCGAAATAGATACTGACGGTCATCAGAACGGGGATCTGATGCCCGTTGGAGATCCAAATGTGTACTGGCGGTCATCAGAACAGAGATCTGATGACCGACGGAGAGAGAAAAGGGTCCTGACGGTCACCAGAACGGGGATCTGATGCCCGTCGGGGAGAGAAATGAGCACGGAAGGTAATCAGAATGGAGATCTGGTGCCCGACGGAGAGCGAAATAGATACTGACGGTAACCAGAACGAGGATCAGGTGCCCGTCGGTGAGAGAAATGAGCACTGACGGTCACCAAAACGAGGATCTGATGCCCGTCAGAAAGATTATTGGAAATAATGGTAACCTGGACGAGACAACTGCGGGAAACTATATAAGGTTTTCAGGTTGAACCCCAAAAAATGGTATCGAGATGTTCACACCTCGATACCATTTATTGCATTGCGATATTATATTTGTAGAAATGGATCAATCTCCGTTTAAAAGGTCGAAAACACCTCTTGCAAGGCTTCCTTCGTCTTTGGAGCCGCCATGGGATGGCATCGCAGAAAATACCCTGCTGGCAAGACGGCTGAATGGAAGGGACTGCACCCAAACGGTTCCAGGTCCGCGAAGAGTCGCGAAAAACAGACCTTCGCCTCCGAATAGAGCAGTCTTGACACCTTTTACAAATTCTATGTTATAGTTTACACGGCTAGTCATGGCAACCAAGCAGCCTGTATCGACACGCAGCGTTTCTCCAGAAGACAGGTCCTTTCTATGTAACGTGCCTCCTGCATGGACAAATGCCATTCCATCTCCTTCAAGCTTTTGCATGATGAAGCCTTCTCCTCCAAAGAAGCCTGTACCAAGCTTCCGCTGAAATTCAACCCCGACAGTAACCCCTTTTGCAGCAGCAAGGAATGCGTCTTTTTGACAAATGATTTTCCCTTCAAATTGGCTTAAATCTAATGGTATGATTTTCCCGGGATAAGGTGAGGCGAAAGATACGCGCTTCTTATCATAACCTTGATTCGTAAAGGTGGTCATAAATAGGCTTTCACCCGTCAGCACCCTTTTTCCTGCGCTGAACAACTTCCCTACAAAGCCGCCGCCTGCATTTGACCCGTCACCGAAGATCGTCTCCATCTGGATATTGTCTTCCATCATCATCAGGCTTCCTGCTTCGGCAACGACGGTTTCCTGTGGGTCCAACTCGACTTCAACGAATTGCATGTCGTCACCATGAATCTTAA encodes:
- a CDS encoding TIGR00266 family protein translates to MNNHEIDFKIHGDDMQFVEVELDPQETVVAEAGSLMMMEDNIQMETIFGDGSNAGGGFVGKLFSAGKRVLTGESLFMTTFTNQGYDKKRVSFASPYPGKIIPLDLSQFEGKIICQKDAFLAAAKGVTVGVEFQRKLGTGFFGGEGFIMQKLEGDGMAFVHAGGTLHRKDLSSGETLRVDTGCLVAMTSRVNYNIEFVKGVKTALFGGEGLFFATLRGPGTVWVQSLPFSRLASRVFSAMPSHGGSKDEGSLARGVFDLLNGD